The following are encoded together in the Gouania willdenowi chromosome 14, fGouWil2.1, whole genome shotgun sequence genome:
- the nf2b gene encoding NF2, moesin-ezrin-radixin like (MERLIN) tumor suppressor b translates to MSILGLKKKQPKTFKVKVITMDAEMEFSCEVKWKGKDLFDLVCRTVGLRETWFFGLRYTVKDTYAWLKQEKHVLDQEVPKDSPITFHFLAKFFPEKVEEELVQEITQHLFFLQVKKQILDEEIFCSPEASVLLASYAVQAKYGDYDPNFHKPGFLAQDELLPKRVLMQYQMTVDMWEEKITAWYAEHRGIARDEAEMEYLKIAQDLEMYGVSYFAITQNKRDTDLLLGVDAQGLHIYSPNSKLNPNKSFPWSGIRNISYSEKEFTIKPLDKKKDVFKFYSSQLRVNKLILQLCIGNHDLFMRRRKVDSIEVQQMKAQAKEEKARKKMDRQILAREKQMREEAERAKEEMERRLFQLQDEARLANEALLRSEETADLLAEKAQIAEEEAKLLAHKAAEAEQDRQRLEVTAMKTKEEKRLMEQKMREAEQLAVKLVEQSERRLKEADHLKQDLTEAKDAERRAKQKLLEITKTTYPLIAAYSPPPAPPEATDAPYDSASSRLDFKDSDMKRLSMEIERERLEYMEKSKHLQDQLKELKTEIESLKLEEQQQQAGLYAIHSEARGFAQESVYMPHSNRNSAYMSQRTYFEEV, encoded by the exons ATGTCAATCCTGGGGTTAAAGAAAAAACAGCCAAAGACTTTCAAAGTGAAAGTTATCACAATGGATGCTGAAATGGAGTTCAGCTGTGAG GTGAAGTGGAAAGGTAAAGACCTGTTTGACCTGGTGTGTCGCACTGTTGGTTTGAGGGAAACATGGTTTTTTGGGCTTAGATACACAGTAAAGGACACCTACGCCTGGCTCAAACAAGAGAAGCAT GTCTTGGACCAGGAGGTTCCCAAAGATTCTCCcataacatttcattttctgGCTAAATTCTTCCCAGAAAAAGTAGAAGAAGAGCTTGTCCAAGAAATCACACAGCACCTCTTTTTCTTACAG GTGAAAAAACAGATATTAGACGAGGAGATATTCTGCTCTCCAGAAGCTTCTGTTTTACTGGCGTCCTATGCAGTTCAAGCTAAG TATGGGGACTATGACCCAAACTTTCACAAACCGGGTTTTTTGGCACAAGATGAACTTTTGCCCAAAAGA GTGCTGATGCAGTACCAGATGACAGTGGACATGTGGGAGGAGAAGATCACCGCGTGGTACGCTGAGCACAGAGGCATCGCCAG AGATGAAGCTGAGATGGAGTACCTGAAGATCGCTCAGGACCTTGAGATGTACGGTGTCAGCTACTTTGCCATTACT CAAAACAAGAGGGACACAGACCTCTTACTTGGTGTGGATGCTCAAGGTCTTCACATCTACAGCCCCAACAGCAAACTCAACCCAAATAAATCTTTTCCCTGGAGCGGCATCCGGAATATATCGTACAGTGAAAAGGAG TTCACGATCAAACCACTGGACAAGAAAAAAGACGTGTTCAAGTTTTACTCGTCTCAGCTGCGTGTGAACAAGTTG ATCTTACAATTGTGCATCGGAAACCACGATTTGttcatgaggaggaggaaggtcgACTCCATTGAAGTCCAGCAGATGAAGGCTCAGGCTAAAGAGGAGAAAGCTCGAAAGAAG ATGGACCGTCAGATTCTGGCTCGAGAGAAACAAATGAGGGAGGAAGCAGAACGAGCAAAAGAGGAGATGGAGCGGAGACTTTTTCAGCTGCAGGACGAGGCCCGACTCGCCAACGAGGCCCTG CTACGATCCGAGGAGACGGCAGACCTGCTGGCAGAAAAGGCCCAGATTGCTGAGGAGGAAGCCAAGCTGTTGGCTCACAAGGCGGCGGAGGCGGAGCAGGACAGGCAGAGGTTAGAGGTCACCGCCATGAAGACCAAGGAGGAAAAAAGGCTGATGGAGCAGAAGATGAGGGAAGCTGAGCAACTGGCTGTGAAACTGGTGGAGCAGTCTGAGCGAAG GTTGAAAGAAGCCGATCACCTCAAACAAGATCTGACAGAAGCGAAGGACGCAGAGCGGCGAGCCAAACAGAAGCTGTTGGAGATCACCAAGACGACATACCCT CTCATAGCAGCATACTCTCCGCCTCCCGCTCCTCCTGAGGCCACAGACGCGCCTTATGACTCAGCATCTTCTCGTCTCGACTTCAAAGACTCCGACATGAAACGTCTGTCAATGGAGATCGAGAGAGAGAG GCTAGAATATATGGAGAAAAGCAAACACCTGCAGGATCAGCTGAAGGAGCTGAAGACGGAGATCGAGTCTCTGaagctggaggagcagcagcaacagGCCGGACTTTACGCCATTCACAGCGAGGCCAGAGGATTCGCTCAGGAGTCTGTTTACATGCCTCACAGCAAT AGAAACTCCGCCTACATGTCTCAGAGGACCTACTTCGAGGAGGTGTGA